From the Brassica napus cultivar Da-Ae chromosome A8, Da-Ae, whole genome shotgun sequence genome, one window contains:
- the LOC106412204 gene encoding RNA-binding protein 24-like isoform X2 gives MAYHSIQGYLNSPFGDTTTFTKVFVGGLAWETQSHTLRRHFEPYGDILEAVVITDKNTARSKGYGFVTFRDPEAARRACVDPTPVIDGRRANCNLASLGRPPRLPTQYAVTPFIPGRIRPASPYVGSVQGSRGSLIGSHLYQQPHAYSYQQGVMYPYGATTPYGPEYMYSQSQGLYGPYTGQPYLQVYGVPGAVNSPGYQYGQLSQNISVGHGYTAVQGYSVPGSHIQSPYPSAVAGPSPTQSYPQYMQSSGSDQTTG, from the exons ATGGCGTATCACTCGATTCAGGGCTACTTGAATTCTCCTTTTGGTGATACAACAACCTTCACCAAGGTCTTCGTTGGTGGCCTTGCCTGGGAGACTCAAAGCCACACTCTTCGTCGCCATTTCGAACCTTACGGTGATATCCTCGAGGCCGTCGTTATTACCGATAAGAACACTGCTCGATCCAAAGGTTACGGCTTT GTGACTTTCAGAGATCCAGAGGCTGCTAGGAGAGCCTGTGTTGATCCAACACCTGTTATAGATGGCAGACGTGCGAATTGTAATCTCGCTTCTCTTGGGAGGCCTCCTCGTCTTCCAACGCAATATGCGGTGACGCCCTTTATTCCTG gaCGGATAAGACCTGCTTCCCCGTATGTTGGAAGTGTGCAGGGTTCTCGCGGTTCCCTCATTGGAAGCCATTTGTATCAGCAACCGCATGCTTATAGCTACCAGCAAGGAGTGATGTACCCTTATGG GGCTACTACACCATATGGACCTGAGTACATGTACTCACAGTCTCAG GGCTTATATGGTCCTTACACTGGGCAACCGTACCTTCAGGTTTATGGAGTACCTGGGGCAGTTAACTCACCAGGCTACCAATACGGGCAACTGAGTCAAAACATCTCTGTTGGTCATGGCTATACAGCGGTACAGGGCTATTCAGTTCCAGGAAGTCATATTCAATCTCCATACCCTTCAGCTGTAGCAGGTCCTTCCCCAACGCAGTCCTATCCTCAGTATATGCAGAGTAGCGGTTCTGATCAAACAACAGGGTGA
- the LOC106412204 gene encoding RNA-binding protein 38-like isoform X1 has product MAYHSIQGYLNSPFGDTTTFTKVFVGGLAWETQSHTLRRHFEPYGDILEAVVITDKNTARSKGYGFVTFRDPEAARRACVDPTPVIDGRRANCNLASLGRPPRLPTQYAVTPFIPGRIRPASPYVGSVQGSRGSLIGSHLYQQPHAYSYQQGVMYPYGIIPEDMWPRSICFGQERATTPYGPEYMYSQSQGLYGPYTGQPYLQVYGVPGAVNSPGYQYGQLSQNISVGHGYTAVQGYSVPGSHIQSPYPSAVAGPSPTQSYPQYMQSSGSDQTTG; this is encoded by the exons ATGGCGTATCACTCGATTCAGGGCTACTTGAATTCTCCTTTTGGTGATACAACAACCTTCACCAAGGTCTTCGTTGGTGGCCTTGCCTGGGAGACTCAAAGCCACACTCTTCGTCGCCATTTCGAACCTTACGGTGATATCCTCGAGGCCGTCGTTATTACCGATAAGAACACTGCTCGATCCAAAGGTTACGGCTTT GTGACTTTCAGAGATCCAGAGGCTGCTAGGAGAGCCTGTGTTGATCCAACACCTGTTATAGATGGCAGACGTGCGAATTGTAATCTCGCTTCTCTTGGGAGGCCTCCTCGTCTTCCAACGCAATATGCGGTGACGCCCTTTATTCCTG gaCGGATAAGACCTGCTTCCCCGTATGTTGGAAGTGTGCAGGGTTCTCGCGGTTCCCTCATTGGAAGCCATTTGTATCAGCAACCGCATGCTTATAGCTACCAGCAAGGAGTGATGTACCCTTATGG AATAATTCCAGAGGATATGTGGCCGAGATCAATTTGTTTTGGACAGGAAAG GGCTACTACACCATATGGACCTGAGTACATGTACTCACAGTCTCAG GGCTTATATGGTCCTTACACTGGGCAACCGTACCTTCAGGTTTATGGAGTACCTGGGGCAGTTAACTCACCAGGCTACCAATACGGGCAACTGAGTCAAAACATCTCTGTTGGTCATGGCTATACAGCGGTACAGGGCTATTCAGTTCCAGGAAGTCATATTCAATCTCCATACCCTTCAGCTGTAGCAGGTCCTTCCCCAACGCAGTCCTATCCTCAGTATATGCAGAGTAGCGGTTCTGATCAAACAACAGGGTGA